A genomic window from Vitis riparia cultivar Riparia Gloire de Montpellier isolate 1030 chromosome 16, EGFV_Vit.rip_1.0, whole genome shotgun sequence includes:
- the LOC117932966 gene encoding protein SRC2 homolog, with product MAGRYELELIISSAKDLKNVNWRHGSLKPYVVVWVDPAAKLSTKVDNDGDTFPCWNETLLIPVPSRIEDSTLYLDVVHFKADDEDDTKPVVGSARLFLRDVVDDVGFGAQAIRTLELRRPSGRPHGKVEVKVSVRDPRYRAPGSAYSPPYGVPPPAGTRGAGYAASPAYATPYGAPPPDPYYSNAPPYGQDPYGQDPYRQPAYGQPQPRYGDPAYGQGPYGQTVVEQPQKKSGMGMGTGLAVGAVAGVLGGLAISEGVDALEDHIADDVEDRIDGDDLEDYDGDDF from the coding sequence ATGGCTGGTCGCTACGAGCTAGAGCTGATTATCTCCTCCGCCAAAGATCTGAAGAACGTCAACTGGCGTCACGGCTCTCTGAAGCCATACGTCGTGGTTTGGGTGGATCCTGCCGCCAAGCTCTCCACAAAAGTCGACAACGACGGCGACACCTTTCCTTGCTGGAACGAGACTCTACTCATTCCAGTGCCCTCCCGGATCGAAGACTCCACACTCTACCTCGACGTCGTCCATTTCAAAGCCGATGACGAAGACGACACCAAGCCGGTCGTCGGCTCCGCTCGCCTCTTCCTCCGCGACGTCGTCGATGACGTCGGCTTCGGCGCCCAGGCCATCCGCACTCTCGAGCTCCGCCGCCCCTCTGGCCGCCCTCATGGCAAAGTGGAAGTTAAGGTCTCCGTGAGAGATCCGCGCTACCGTGCTCCTGGGTCCGCCTACTCACCCCCTTACGGCGTGCCCCCGCCAGCGGGAACCAGAGGCGCAGGCTACGCGGCTTCCCCGGCTTACGCCACTCCATACGGCGCACCCCCACCTGATCCTTACTACTCCAATGCACCACCCTACGGCCAAGACCCCTACGGCCAAGACCCCTACAGACAGCCGGCATATGGGCAGCCTCAGCCAAGATACGGAGATCCGGCGTACGGACAAGGGCCATACGGACAGACGGTGGTGGAGCAGCCGCAGAAGAAGTCAGGGATGGGGATGGGGACGGGACTGGCAGTGGGCGCAGTCGCAGGGGTCTTGGGTGGGCTGGCAATATCGGAGGGCGTGGATGCGTTGGAGGATCACATTGCTGATGACGTGGAAGATAGGATCGATGGTGATGACTTGGAAGATTACGATGGTGATGACTTTTGA
- the LOC117933081 gene encoding BAHD acyltransferase DCR-like translates to MASRYELELIISSAKDLKNVNRRHGSLKPYVVVWVDPAAKLSTKVDNEGDTSPCWNETLLIPVPSRIEDSTLYLDVVHFKADDEDDTKPVVGSARLFLPHVVEEVGFGAQAVRTLELHRPSGHPQGKVEVKVSVRDPRYRAPESAYAVPCVDQVVKKEEAEVVKVAIHGKSHIMPTKKLGRRECQLVTFDLPFLAFYYNQKLLCYKGCDFEDMVGKLKDGLAVVLEEFYQLAGKLEKDEDGVFKVVYDDEMEGVEVLEASADHISVSDLTDVESTIMMKDLLPHTLVLNVEGLHKPLLVLQFTKLRDGLAMGCAFNHAVLDGTSTWHFMSSWAKICSGADSVSVQPFLDRTKARKTRVKFDLPLDPTAANPNGTSEPPPLLRERIFRFSESQINRVKSTLNKTPSDGSKPFSTFQSLSTHVWLAVTRARQLKPEDVTVYTVFANCRKRVDPPMPESYFGNLIQAIFTVTAAGLLYANPPEFAAAMIQKAIVTHDAKAINKRNHEWESNPIIFQFKDAGVNCVTVGSSPRFKVYDVDFGFGKPERVRSGSNNKFDGMVYLYQGKTGGGSIDVEITLEAGTMERLEKDKEFLMEV, encoded by the exons ATGGCTAGTCGCTACGAGCTAGAGCTGATTATCTCCTCCGCCAAAGACCTGAAGAATGTGAACAGGCGTCACGGCTCTCTGAAGCCATACGTCGTAGTTTGGGTGGATCCTGCGGCCAAGCTCTCCACCAAAGTCGACAACGAAGGCGACACCTCTCCTTGCTGGAACGAGACTCTACTCATTCCAGTGCCCTCCCGGATCGAAGACTCCACACTCTACCTCGACGTCGTCCATTTCAAAGCCGATGACGAAGACGACACCAAGCCGGTAGTCGGCTCCGCTCGCCTCTTCCTCCCCCACGTGGTCGAGGAAGTCGGCTTCGGAGCCCAGGCCGTCCGCACTCTCGAGCTCCACCGCCCCTCCGGTCACCCTCAGGGAAAGGTGGAAGTTAAGGTCTCTGTGAGAGATCCGCGCTACCGTGCGCCTGAGTCCGCCTACGCAGTGCCATGCGTAGATCAAGTTGTGAAGAAGGAGGAAGCTGAGGTTGTGAAGGTGGCTATCCATGGAAAGTCCCACATCATGCCCACTAAGAAGCTAGGGAGAAGAGAGTGCCAATTGGTCACATTTGATCTCCCATTTTTGGCCTTTTACTATAACCAAAAGTTGTTATGCTACAAGGGGTGTGACTTTGAGGACATGGTGGGTAAATTGAAGGATGGGTTAGCGGTAGTTTTGGAAGAGTTTTATCAGTTGGCTGGGAAGCTAGAGAAGGATGAAGATGGGGTCTTTAAGGTCGTGTATGATGATGAAATGGAGGGTGTAGAAGTGTTGGAAGCAAGTGCTGATCATATCAGTGTCTCTGATCTAACGGATGTGGAGAGCACAATCATGATGAAAGATTTGCTGCCACACACCCTAGTCTTGAACGTTGAGGGTCTTCATAAACCCCTCCTCGTCCTACAg TTCACCAAGCTAAGAGATGGACTCGCAATGGGATGCGCGTTCAACCACGCTGTCCTCGACGGTACCTCCACGTGGCACTTCATGAGCTCGTGGGCCAAAATCTGCAGTGGAGCCGACTCTGTCTCCGTCCAACCGTTCCTCGACCGCACCAAAGCCCGCAAAACGCGCGTGAAGTTCGACCTCCCCCTCGACCCCACAGCCGCCAATCCAAACGGCACATCGGAGCCGCCGCCGCTTCTCCGCGAGCGCATCTTCCGATTCTCGGAATCTCAAATCAACCGGGTCAAGTCAACGCTCAACAAAACCCCATCCGACGGCTCCAAACCCTTCTCCACCTTCCAATCGCTCTCCACGCACGTGTGGCTCGCGGTGACACGCGCTCGCCAACTCAAACCCGAGGACGTCACTGTCTACACCGTCTTCGCCAACTGCCGCAAGAGGGTCGACCCTCCCATGCCGGAGTCCTACTTCGGAAACCTGATTCAAGCCATCTTCACCGTCACGGCAGCCGGACTCCTCTACGCAAACCCGCCGGAGTTCGCGGCGGCAATGATTCAAAAAGCGATCGTAACGCACGACGCGAAAGCCATCAACAAACGCAACCATGAGTGGGAGAGCAACCCAATAATATTCCAGTTCAAAGACGCCGGAGTGAACTGCGTTACGGTGGGAAGCTCGCCGAGGTTCAAGGTGTACGACGTGGACTTTGGGTTTGGGAAGCCGGAGAGGGTGAGAAGTGGATCGAACAACAAATTTGACGGAATGGTGTATCTGTATCAGGGGAAGACCGGGGGAGGAAGCATTGACGTTGAGATAACGTTGGAGGCTGGTACAATGGAAAGGTTGGAGAAGGATAAGGAGTTTCTAATGGAGGTTTAG